Proteins encoded together in one uncultured Desulfosarcina sp. window:
- a CDS encoding GIY-YIG nuclease family protein codes for MIKLIDLLKIAGIYLNSYKIHCASGREDSPLEAFFEGRFKAWQERQNQQNFKCDEIISLIHLQEDKWLFAGIYQVLGVKHRKEEDNNWFEYGTKEMPGLDHLVGRAVIQFRKDFIASHLIGTKYIDKLLISEIREKRMQVSDFPGYNAVNLPYPLLRIVVRKNMPQWKAALSDVSGVYLVTDTHTGKHFVGSASGGDTIWHKWVSFAINGHADVKSLRQLLSREVGDYQNNFQFSLLEVCDLNTSKTYIEYREAYWKAALCSIAHGYNDK; via the coding sequence ATGATCAAGCTCATCGATCTGCTCAAAATCGCCGGAATCTATCTGAACAGCTATAAAATCCATTGTGCGTCGGGCAGGGAGGACTCTCCGCTGGAGGCGTTCTTCGAGGGCCGCTTCAAGGCCTGGCAGGAGCGCCAGAACCAGCAGAATTTCAAATGCGATGAAATCATATCCCTTATCCATCTGCAGGAAGACAAATGGTTGTTTGCCGGCATCTATCAGGTCCTGGGCGTCAAACACCGCAAGGAGGAAGACAACAACTGGTTCGAATACGGCACCAAGGAGATGCCCGGCCTCGATCACCTTGTCGGCCGGGCGGTGATCCAGTTCCGCAAGGATTTCATCGCATCGCATCTCATCGGCACCAAATATATCGACAAGCTGCTGATTTCTGAAATTCGTGAAAAACGGATGCAGGTATCCGATTTCCCGGGCTACAATGCCGTCAATCTTCCCTATCCCCTGCTGCGCATCGTCGTAAGGAAAAACATGCCGCAATGGAAGGCGGCGTTGAGCGATGTCTCGGGTGTCTATCTGGTGACCGACACGCATACCGGCAAACATTTCGTCGGCAGCGCTTCCGGGGGGGACACGATCTGGCACAAATGGGTTTCTTTTGCCATCAACGGCCATGCGGACGTCAAATCCCTGCGCCAGTTGCTGAGCCGTGAAGTCGGCGATTACCAGAACAACTTCCAGTTCTCGCTTCTCGAAGTCTGCGACCTCAACACCAGCAAGACCTATATCGAGTATCGGGAGGCGTACTGGAAAGCTGCGCTGTGCTCCATTGCCCACGGATACAACGACAAATAG
- a CDS encoding Hsp20/alpha crystallin family protein, whose product MIYRTLFGDPGRRFRTSATDLDEMRRQMERLFDVFGTRQTGRGGAGVYPAINISEDKDAYTVSAELPGVKSKDLDLNVTANQLTLVGERRISEEAADARYHRREREAGRFSRAVALPDDIDTENVRARLADGVLTVTIPKAEKSKPRQIAVQ is encoded by the coding sequence ATGATATACAGAACTTTGTTCGGCGATCCCGGGCGACGTTTCAGAACTTCGGCAACGGACCTGGATGAAATGCGCAGGCAGATGGAACGGCTGTTCGATGTGTTCGGCACTCGGCAGACGGGTCGCGGCGGAGCCGGCGTCTATCCGGCGATCAATATCAGCGAGGATAAAGACGCATACACCGTCAGTGCGGAGCTGCCCGGCGTGAAATCCAAGGACCTGGACTTGAACGTTACGGCCAACCAGTTGACCCTGGTCGGAGAGCGCAGGATTTCCGAAGAGGCGGCCGATGCCCGCTACCACCGTCGGGAGCGCGAAGCAGGGCGTTTTTCGCGGGCCGTTGCCCTGCCCGACGACATCGACACGGAGAACGTCAGGGCCCGCTTGGCCGACGGCGTGTTGACCGTGACGATCCCGAAAGCGGAAAAATCCAAACCACGGCAAATTGCGGTTCAATAG
- a CDS encoding Hsp20/alpha crystallin family protein — MSDNQELKVREKQAFDAPAEQTKPGPVFTPSVDIFETEKAITLLADMPGVKAGDLMVDLRDDTLTLAGEVSESVKPTGEKVLQEYQTGRYYRQFSLSEVIDQEKIDAKLSDGVLRLTLPKVGKATPRRIAVQVG; from the coding sequence ATGTCGGACAATCAGGAATTGAAAGTAAGAGAAAAACAAGCCTTCGACGCGCCCGCGGAGCAGACCAAACCGGGGCCGGTGTTTACCCCCAGTGTGGATATTTTCGAAACCGAAAAAGCCATTACCTTGCTGGCCGATATGCCCGGCGTAAAAGCCGGCGACCTGATGGTGGATCTTCGGGACGACACGTTGACACTTGCGGGGGAAGTGAGCGAAAGCGTGAAACCAACCGGCGAGAAGGTACTCCAGGAATATCAGACCGGCCGCTATTACCGCCAGTTTTCCCTCTCCGAAGTCATCGACCAGGAGAAAATCGATGCCAAGCTCAGCGACGGGGTGCTGCGGTTGACCCTGCCCAAAGTCGGAAAAGCCACACCGCGGCGGATTGCCGTCCAGGTGGGTTGA
- a CDS encoding aldehyde ferredoxin oxidoreductase family protein, protein MTSRFDGYMGKVLDINLTTGAIGEYPVSDEDRERFLGGRFISTKIMWDELAPGINPLSEENILIIMTSPLTGTGAPSTSRYDISAKSPLTGAVGHSNSGGNFGIRLKRAGWDGMIVRGKADKPVFIEVDQDQVQIRDAKKIWGMDTQAAQAAMGKGGTLAIGPAGENQVKFATVVSQERSHGRTGMGAVMGSKNLKGIVARGKCKIPIRDKERFRKSVKKWTRMLKSHPATGEAAPRYGTAVFLTALSAGNALPTKNFSRGSYENADKISGQRLAEEYLVKNEGCVSCPIRCGRVVELDGRNVKGPEYEILCLMGSNLLIDDLEAIIRWNYELDLLGMDTITVGNLLGFAMELNEKGMWDSGIRFGRKENISAVLEDIAHRRGVGSDLAEGVKFLSEKYGGSEFAAHVKGLEIAAYEPRACVGHGLGYATASRGACHLDGGYLVYLEVTGPVTLNPLHLRSKPGWVILDQDLLAAISAGGNCLFTSWTFVPGIAFTLSRFRWVAKTITWLLTRSWPVVDGLLKVPPVFMRLHLPLLPHSKVLKQVTGMKMDFGRFTRVGARGYTLERLFNLREGFSKQEDTLPRRFTDEPLPESKKKSMVPIGKMLPKYYKLRGWDADGVPKKKTLKKLGLKFAVSAVIKQ, encoded by the coding sequence ATGACCAGCCGATTCGACGGATACATGGGAAAAGTTCTCGATATCAACCTCACCACCGGTGCCATCGGTGAATATCCGGTCTCCGACGAGGACCGGGAACGCTTTCTCGGCGGCCGATTTATCTCCACCAAGATCATGTGGGATGAGTTGGCTCCGGGTATCAACCCCCTTTCCGAAGAGAATATCCTGATCATCATGACCTCGCCCCTCACCGGCACGGGGGCGCCGTCCACCAGCCGCTACGACATCTCGGCCAAAAGCCCCCTCACCGGCGCGGTGGGCCATTCCAACAGCGGCGGCAATTTCGGCATTCGCCTGAAGCGGGCCGGATGGGACGGCATGATCGTCCGCGGCAAGGCGGATAAACCAGTCTTTATCGAAGTGGATCAGGATCAGGTCCAAATCCGGGATGCAAAAAAAATCTGGGGAATGGACACCCAGGCGGCCCAGGCTGCCATGGGCAAGGGCGGCACCCTGGCCATCGGCCCGGCCGGAGAGAACCAGGTCAAGTTCGCCACGGTGGTCTCCCAGGAACGCAGCCACGGCCGCACAGGCATGGGCGCCGTCATGGGGTCGAAAAATCTCAAGGGCATCGTGGCGCGGGGAAAATGTAAAATTCCGATCCGGGACAAGGAGCGTTTCCGCAAAAGCGTCAAAAAGTGGACCCGGATGCTCAAAAGCCACCCGGCCACCGGCGAGGCTGCCCCGCGTTACGGCACCGCCGTTTTTCTCACCGCCCTGTCCGCCGGCAACGCCCTGCCCACCAAGAATTTTTCCCGGGGAAGCTATGAAAATGCGGACAAGATCTCCGGTCAGCGCCTGGCCGAGGAATACCTGGTCAAAAACGAAGGCTGCGTCTCCTGCCCCATCCGCTGCGGCCGGGTGGTGGAACTGGACGGCAGGAACGTCAAGGGGCCCGAATACGAAATCCTCTGCCTGATGGGCTCCAACCTGCTGATCGACGATCTGGAAGCGATCATCCGGTGGAACTACGAACTGGATCTTCTGGGCATGGACACCATCACGGTGGGCAACCTGCTCGGTTTTGCTATGGAACTCAACGAAAAAGGCATGTGGGACAGCGGCATCCGTTTCGGCCGCAAGGAAAACATTTCCGCCGTCCTCGAAGACATCGCCCATCGGCGGGGCGTTGGCAGCGATCTGGCAGAAGGAGTGAAATTCCTGTCGGAGAAATATGGTGGAAGTGAGTTTGCCGCCCACGTCAAAGGATTGGAAATCGCCGCCTACGAGCCCCGCGCCTGCGTGGGGCACGGCCTGGGCTACGCCACGGCCAGCCGCGGGGCCTGCCATCTGGACGGCGGCTATCTGGTCTACCTGGAGGTGACCGGCCCGGTCACGCTCAACCCGCTCCACCTGCGTTCCAAGCCCGGATGGGTGATCCTGGATCAGGACCTTCTGGCCGCAATCAGCGCCGGCGGCAACTGCCTGTTCACCTCCTGGACTTTTGTGCCCGGAATCGCCTTCACCCTGTCCCGTTTCCGTTGGGTGGCCAAAACCATCACCTGGCTGCTGACCCGTTCCTGGCCCGTCGTGGACGGTCTTCTGAAAGTCCCGCCGGTCTTCATGCGGCTGCACCTCCCCCTTCTGCCACACAGCAAAGTCCTCAAGCAGGTCACGGGCATGAAAATGGACTTCGGTCGCTTTACGCGCGTGGGGGCTCGGGGCTACACGTTGGAACGCCTTTTCAACCTGCGTGAAGGCTTTAGCAAGCAGGAGGACACGCTGCCCAGGCGCTTCACCGACGAGCCGCTGCCGGAGAGCAAAAAGAAATCGATGGTCCCCATCGGCAAAATGCTGCCCAAATACTACAAGCTCAGGGGCTGGGACGCCGATGGCGTACCCAAGAAAAAGACGCTCAAGAAGCTGGGTTTGAAATTCGCTGTTTCGGCCGTCATCAAACAATAG
- a CDS encoding 4Fe-4S binding protein — MKVSTRNLVKLHGWRIDRFVHNYLYFVFYRPYVRTAMAIVRLSRRLRWFNPLAGVARMAFDRYHSKVLSAGDVQKILRLDKNIHAVSQKNKQVVPFRYATRIIFQEPEFIAVMDCPCKAATGTCEPLACCIAVGRKTAGFWLDHCQKYHARRISQKEALAIVRHYRGKGHITQAFFKVATGGSTGVICNCCPECCVSLQATAAAQALDPGLTMNAPAGYRVVHDPDRCSGCGRCVEICHFQAVQVIDGRRRYNAAKCMGCELCVEHCPECALALEIDPDKPLPLDLDRLP, encoded by the coding sequence ATGAAGGTCTCCACGCGCAACCTGGTAAAGCTCCACGGATGGCGAATCGACCGCTTCGTTCACAACTATCTTTATTTCGTTTTTTATCGCCCCTATGTGCGCACGGCCATGGCCATCGTAAGACTCTCTCGCCGTCTGCGCTGGTTCAATCCCCTTGCCGGGGTGGCCCGGATGGCTTTCGACCGCTACCACAGCAAGGTGCTTTCGGCCGGTGACGTTCAAAAGATCCTGCGCCTCGACAAGAACATCCATGCCGTCTCCCAAAAAAACAAACAGGTGGTTCCCTTCCGCTACGCCACCCGCATCATTTTTCAGGAGCCCGAATTCATCGCCGTCATGGACTGCCCCTGCAAGGCGGCTACCGGCACCTGCGAACCGTTGGCCTGCTGCATCGCTGTCGGAAGAAAAACGGCCGGATTCTGGCTGGACCACTGTCAAAAGTACCATGCCCGGCGGATCAGCCAAAAAGAGGCCCTGGCCATCGTTCGGCATTATCGCGGCAAAGGGCACATCACCCAGGCCTTTTTCAAAGTGGCTACCGGCGGCAGCACCGGTGTCATTTGCAACTGCTGCCCCGAATGCTGCGTAAGCCTCCAGGCCACAGCCGCGGCGCAGGCCCTGGATCCCGGTTTGACCATGAACGCCCCGGCCGGCTATCGGGTCGTCCATGATCCGGATCGATGCAGCGGGTGCGGGCGGTGTGTCGAGATCTGTCACTTCCAGGCGGTGCAAGTAATCGACGGCCGGCGCCGGTACAATGCCGCGAAGTGCATGGGATGCGAACTGTGCGTGGAGCACTGCCCCGAATGCGCATTGGCGCTGGAGATCGATCCGGACAAGCCCCTGCCGTTGGATCTGGACCGCTTGCCGTAA
- a CDS encoding SDR family oxidoreductase, with protein sequence MKTLSYGLNDKVAMVTGGSRGIGLDMAKTLLAQGAKVAICGRKQEGLDAAVAELDGGDRVLAVAAHVAKAEDVDRLFEQTMERFGRIDVLVNNVGMNLITGVVDAEPALFSKIVESNLTGTWLCSRKAAQLMRDQKAGKIVSITSIAARRAAPFMGIYGIAKAAIEMMTKTLAQELAAFNIQVNAVAPCMVRTGFSKPFWSNEDMLKEIVKAIPMGRIAETADVVHPALFLCSDGAGFVTGQTLMVDGGASAV encoded by the coding sequence ATGAAGACGCTGTCCTACGGACTGAATGACAAGGTGGCTATGGTTACGGGCGGCAGCCGCGGCATTGGGCTGGACATGGCCAAAACCCTGCTTGCGCAGGGCGCCAAGGTGGCGATCTGCGGCCGCAAACAGGAGGGGCTGGACGCGGCCGTAGCCGAACTGGATGGCGGCGACCGGGTGCTGGCCGTCGCGGCCCACGTTGCCAAGGCGGAGGATGTGGACCGGCTTTTCGAGCAGACCATGGAGCGCTTCGGCCGCATCGACGTGCTGGTGAACAACGTCGGGATGAACCTGATTACCGGCGTGGTGGACGCCGAACCGGCCCTTTTCTCCAAGATCGTGGAATCCAACCTTACCGGGACCTGGCTCTGCTCGCGCAAGGCGGCCCAATTGATGCGCGACCAAAAGGCCGGTAAAATCGTCAGCATCACCTCCATTGCCGCCCGGCGGGCCGCCCCGTTCATGGGAATTTACGGCATCGCCAAGGCGGCCATCGAGATGATGACCAAGACCCTGGCCCAGGAACTGGCGGCCTTCAACATCCAGGTCAACGCCGTGGCGCCGTGCATGGTGCGCACCGGTTTTTCCAAGCCTTTCTGGTCCAACGAAGACATGCTCAAGGAGATCGTCAAAGCCATTCCCATGGGCCGCATTGCCGAGACCGCCGACGTGGTCCACCCGGCCCTGTTTTTGTGTTCGGATGGAGCCGGGTTTGTTACGGGGCAGACGCTGATGGTGGACGGAGGCGCCAGCGCGGTTTAG
- a CDS encoding response regulator: protein MITKGLVKDILTKCPFGVVVIGMDRKIRWANEAACTMAAVDDSAAIIGRPCAEFLCPEGQCDCPVLDHGREVSNAARILRRYDGTEIPILKTVVRVDLGGEPILLETFTDISKQKKAEITLVKTLNQLEAILDSSLVGIMVLENRILTKVNRPMAEMLGYEPEEIIGRGPQQLHLSEENFIEFGEKYYWQLAHRRIANVEYPLRHKKGHTVWCQFNGKAIAPPDLAKGAVWVIEDITERKRAEEELQRAKIQAEAASRAKSEFLANMSHEIRTPMNGIIGMASLLLGTSLSEEQRDYAQTIQNSADSLLLIINDILDYSKIEAGKLDFEKIDFDLQVTMDEISDLVSLKAFEKGLEYVVMVSPEIQPYLRGDPGRLRQVLINLINNAIKFTVAGEVAVTVQMESENQKTITLFFRVRDTGSGIPEDKMDRLFKSFSQVDGSTTRKFGGTGLGLSISKNLAELMGGRIGVKSREGEGSEFWFTAEFEKQEGSRKRKRAFPQKITGKRVLIVDDNETNQYVLQEQLKAWGCNTQKVSNGAMAMDCLHQAIKDDIPFDIALLDMHMPEMTGERLGKAIKKDPFVRNTLLVMMTSLGKRGDAKRMQQIGFSAYLTKPVKMKKLFECLVAIAGNGKEKGTDRREAIITKYSLAETKKRDVRILLAEDNLVNQKVAVKLLQKMGYHSDVVSNGKEALEALSKEEYDLVFMDCQMPVMDGYEASRKIRNPDSSVRDHMVPVIALTANAMKGDREKCLQAGMDDYVTKPINPKELGDIIEKWLEGHV from the coding sequence GTGATAACAAAAGGACTCGTGAAGGATATCCTGACGAAGTGTCCTTTCGGCGTCGTTGTCATCGGAATGGACCGCAAAATCCGCTGGGCCAACGAAGCCGCCTGCACCATGGCGGCCGTGGACGATTCGGCAGCAATCATCGGGCGTCCATGCGCCGAGTTCCTGTGTCCGGAGGGGCAATGCGACTGCCCGGTTCTCGATCATGGCCGGGAGGTCAGCAATGCCGCACGCATCCTGCGCCGCTACGACGGCACTGAGATCCCGATTCTGAAAACGGTGGTTCGAGTCGACCTCGGCGGCGAACCTATTCTTCTGGAAACATTTACCGATATCTCCAAGCAGAAGAAAGCCGAGATCACGCTGGTGAAGACGCTGAACCAGCTTGAAGCCATCCTGGACAGCAGCCTTGTGGGGATCATGGTCCTGGAAAATCGAATTCTAACCAAGGTTAACAGGCCCATGGCCGAGATGCTTGGCTACGAACCGGAAGAGATCATCGGCCGCGGCCCGCAACAGCTGCATCTTTCCGAAGAGAATTTTATCGAATTCGGCGAGAAATATTATTGGCAATTGGCGCATAGAAGAATAGCCAATGTGGAATACCCGCTGCGCCACAAAAAGGGCCATACGGTATGGTGCCAATTCAACGGCAAGGCTATCGCGCCCCCCGATCTGGCCAAAGGCGCGGTCTGGGTGATTGAAGACATCACGGAAAGAAAGCGGGCTGAAGAGGAACTGCAGCGGGCGAAGATTCAGGCGGAGGCGGCCAGCAGGGCCAAAAGCGAATTTTTGGCCAATATGAGCCATGAGATTCGTACGCCGATGAACGGAATTATCGGAATGGCCAGCCTGCTTTTGGGCACCTCGTTAAGCGAAGAGCAGCGGGATTACGCCCAAACCATCCAAAACAGCGCCGATTCTTTGCTGCTGATTATCAATGACATCCTCGATTATTCCAAAATAGAGGCCGGTAAACTCGATTTCGAGAAAATCGATTTCGATTTGCAGGTTACGATGGACGAAATTTCCGATCTCGTTTCCCTCAAAGCCTTTGAAAAAGGCTTGGAATATGTTGTGATGGTCTCGCCGGAGATTCAGCCTTATTTGCGGGGGGACCCGGGGCGATTGCGCCAGGTTTTAATCAATCTGATCAACAATGCGATCAAGTTTACCGTTGCGGGAGAAGTCGCCGTGACGGTGCAGATGGAAAGCGAAAATCAGAAAACGATCACACTGTTTTTTCGTGTGAGGGATACCGGAAGCGGAATTCCGGAAGACAAAATGGATCGCCTGTTCAAGTCCTTTTCCCAGGTGGATGGTTCGACAACGCGCAAATTCGGCGGAACCGGACTCGGTTTGAGTATCTCCAAGAATCTGGCCGAATTGATGGGCGGCCGGATCGGGGTGAAAAGCCGCGAGGGGGAGGGGTCGGAATTCTGGTTTACGGCCGAATTCGAGAAACAGGAAGGCTCCCGTAAAAGAAAACGTGCATTTCCGCAGAAGATTACAGGCAAGCGGGTGTTGATCGTGGACGACAACGAAACGAATCAATACGTGTTGCAGGAGCAATTGAAGGCCTGGGGGTGCAATACCCAAAAAGTATCCAACGGCGCCATGGCAATGGATTGCCTGCATCAGGCAATCAAAGACGACATTCCGTTCGACATTGCTCTTTTGGATATGCACATGCCTGAAATGACCGGCGAACGCCTCGGCAAAGCGATCAAGAAAGACCCATTTGTCAGAAATACGCTGCTGGTAATGATGACGTCTTTAGGCAAGCGCGGGGATGCGAAACGGATGCAGCAGATCGGATTTTCCGCCTACCTGACCAAACCGGTGAAAATGAAGAAACTCTTCGAATGCCTTGTCGCGATCGCCGGGAACGGTAAGGAAAAGGGAACGGATCGCCGGGAAGCGATCATAACGAAATATTCCCTGGCCGAAACGAAAAAACGGGATGTGCGGATACTGTTGGCCGAGGACAACCTGGTCAACCAGAAAGTGGCCGTCAAATTATTGCAAAAGATGGGCTATCATTCCGATGTGGTATCCAATGGCAAGGAGGCGCTGGAAGCGCTGTCGAAAGAAGAATACGATCTCGTATTCATGGATTGCCAGATGCCTGTTATGGACGGTTATGAGGCGAGCAGAAAAATCCGCAACCCCGATTCGTCCGTGCGCGATCACATGGTGCCCGTCATCGCCCTGACCGCAAATGCGATGAAAGGTGATCGGGAGAAATGCCTCCAGGCCGGAATGGACGATTACGTCACCAAACCGATCAACCCAAAGGAACTGGGCGATATCATAGAAAAATGGCTCGAAGGTCACGTTTAG
- a CDS encoding PAS domain S-box protein — protein MSRQLTEKDLSVSDLSQIIHGMAIPAFVIDYRHTVTHWNRACEKLTGVSAADVIGSQDAWKAFYPEKRPVLADLVVDCSIEDVIAKHYKGKYEKSVLVDNAYEAQDFFPNLGGGGKWLYFTATRLMDASKKIVGAIETFQDLTKRKEAEKSLRESDRLHGVIEMAGTVCHEMNQPLMVLSGICELLALKISEDDALYPTIQKIDAQVQRLASINHKLMNVTRYETKHYPGGKIIDLDKATSQ, from the coding sequence ATGTCCCGACAATTAACAGAAAAAGACCTGTCCGTATCGGATCTCTCCCAAATCATTCATGGCATGGCGATTCCCGCCTTCGTCATCGACTACAGACATACCGTTACGCACTGGAACCGGGCCTGCGAGAAATTAACCGGAGTTTCTGCAGCCGATGTGATCGGCTCCCAGGATGCCTGGAAAGCGTTCTACCCCGAAAAACGGCCCGTACTGGCCGATCTCGTCGTGGATTGTTCCATCGAAGATGTGATCGCCAAGCATTATAAAGGCAAATACGAGAAATCCGTATTGGTGGACAACGCCTACGAAGCCCAGGATTTTTTTCCGAATTTGGGAGGGGGAGGCAAGTGGCTCTATTTTACGGCCACCCGGTTGATGGACGCGTCGAAAAAAATCGTGGGGGCGATCGAGACCTTTCAGGATCTGACGAAGCGCAAGGAGGCGGAAAAGTCGCTCCGGGAAAGCGACAGGCTGCATGGCGTCATCGAAATGGCCGGCACGGTGTGCCATGAAATGAATCAACCGCTGATGGTTTTATCCGGCATCTGTGAGTTGCTGGCATTGAAAATTTCCGAAGATGACGCCTTATATCCAACCATCCAGAAGATCGATGCACAGGTTCAGCGGCTGGCGAGCATCAACCATAAATTGATGAATGTCACCCGCTACGAGACCAAACACTACCCGGGTGGCAAAATCATCGATTTGGACAAGGCAACCTCCCAATGA